From the genome of Gracilibacillus salitolerans, one region includes:
- a CDS encoding helix-turn-helix domain-containing protein, which produces MKRIESSKIFRRFLISYLVILIIPMVAGFISYQTSLDTAQKYSIINSKQVLDQSKKVLEQNLDEIDRFVLQLSVDSDLNNILKINASDKNKAISTLKQLDNKISSYAATNEFLKDFYIYLKEPELIVTPGSVYYRPYHFYADNYYTDMTMTEWEDNILNKERQIVPSEPYMEGDTSTNVITYVQPLPMNDLSVHHGSIIIPIENPMLNNLLEGVEEQFKGWAFILDENHQLITANGIDKEDIAPLKEKVINDEGPLYLDDNTMLITEKSEKNDWLYVAGIPNETLLQEAAPIKYKTWIIIGITFIIGLFICLFFAYRNSRPINNVIKTLKEYTDPEAKNDYDFLHGNVSKLISTNTDLQMQLTEQKPLLKDAFLKQLLSGEISESNSNLHEFAKQTDVNLSSNSGYVAVLKVEGYEDMSSSEIYEELNAIRIVIQQESMKICDKFYVTNIHSDKLVYIFLDQKDLESLKENIEKMFTSLTNLLQNDYRVLLKIGIGHPFVTIPDISRSYNEAKQAMDFAVFTNQLEGIYWYDDMMKETAVFHFPLEYEFRLLKNLKEGDTTESEKIIHELFEENVEKRSLSTEMHEQFIYELRGTFYKALDHYVFRNDRTAESLREKLRNLSFEEGMSAIKDRLLEVLHLYCDYVNNNRKESNHYIVNAIKDYVHEHFSCAELTIYLISEHFSRPEKYISQIFKEETGEYLYEYLEKIRMEEALHLLANSSRTINDIAEQVGYNSAHSFRRAFKRVHNMTPNQFRKTLN; this is translated from the coding sequence ATGAAACGGATAGAATCCTCCAAAATTTTCAGGAGATTTTTAATTTCTTATTTGGTCATTTTAATTATTCCAATGGTGGCTGGCTTTATATCTTATCAAACTTCTCTAGATACAGCTCAAAAATACTCTATCATCAATAGCAAACAAGTTCTTGATCAAAGTAAAAAAGTACTTGAACAGAATTTGGATGAAATAGATCGATTTGTGTTGCAGTTGTCAGTAGATAGTGATTTGAATAACATTTTAAAAATAAATGCTTCTGATAAAAATAAAGCTATATCGACTCTAAAACAATTGGATAATAAAATTTCATCTTATGCAGCAACGAATGAATTTTTAAAAGATTTTTATATTTATTTAAAAGAACCTGAACTAATTGTAACGCCAGGGTCTGTATATTACCGTCCATATCACTTTTATGCAGATAATTATTATACAGATATGACGATGACAGAATGGGAAGACAATATCTTAAATAAAGAAAGACAGATTGTTCCAAGTGAACCTTATATGGAAGGTGATACATCTACAAATGTGATCACATATGTTCAACCGCTACCAATGAATGATTTGTCCGTGCACCATGGTTCGATTATTATACCGATCGAAAATCCCATGCTTAATAATTTATTGGAAGGGGTTGAGGAACAGTTTAAAGGCTGGGCATTTATTTTAGATGAAAATCATCAACTCATTACAGCAAATGGAATCGACAAGGAAGATATTGCCCCACTTAAAGAAAAAGTGATTAATGATGAAGGTCCACTATATCTGGATGACAACACCATGTTAATTACGGAGAAATCAGAAAAAAATGATTGGTTATATGTTGCTGGAATTCCTAATGAAACATTACTTCAAGAAGCAGCTCCTATTAAATATAAAACGTGGATCATTATCGGTATTACATTTATTATTGGATTGTTTATTTGCTTGTTTTTTGCTTATAGGAACAGTCGTCCGATCAATAATGTCATTAAAACATTAAAAGAATACACGGACCCGGAAGCTAAAAATGATTATGATTTTTTGCATGGAAATGTTTCAAAATTAATCTCTACTAATACAGATTTACAAATGCAATTAACGGAGCAAAAACCACTTTTAAAGGATGCCTTCCTTAAACAGTTATTGTCTGGTGAAATTTCAGAAAGTAACAGTAATTTGCATGAATTTGCTAAGCAAACCGACGTGAATTTATCTAGTAATAGTGGTTATGTTGCTGTTCTAAAGGTAGAGGGTTATGAGGATATGTCCAGTAGTGAAATTTATGAGGAGTTAAATGCCATTCGTATCGTGATTCAACAGGAATCGATGAAAATATGTGATAAATTTTATGTAACCAATATTCACTCTGATAAGCTTGTATATATTTTTCTTGATCAAAAGGATTTGGAATCTTTAAAAGAAAATATTGAAAAAATGTTCACATCATTAACAAATCTTTTACAGAATGATTACCGAGTATTATTAAAAATCGGTATTGGCCATCCATTTGTCACCATACCAGATATTAGTAGGTCGTATAATGAAGCGAAACAAGCCATGGACTTTGCAGTTTTTACGAATCAACTAGAAGGAATATATTGGTATGATGACATGATGAAGGAAACGGCTGTATTCCACTTTCCGCTAGAATATGAATTTCGACTTTTGAAAAATTTAAAAGAAGGCGATACAACAGAGTCTGAAAAGATAATTCATGAACTTTTTGAAGAAAATGTTGAGAAAAGAAGTTTATCAACGGAAATGCATGAACAGTTTATATATGAGCTAAGAGGGACTTTTTATAAAGCACTAGATCATTATGTTTTTCGTAATGATCGTACGGCTGAATCTTTACGGGAAAAATTAAGGAATTTATCTTTTGAGGAAGGTATGAGTGCAATCAAAGATCGTTTATTGGAAGTGTTACACCTTTATTGTGATTATGTTAATAACAATCGAAAAGAGTCAAATCACTATATTGTAAACGCTATAAAGGATTATGTGCATGAACACTTTTCTTGTGCTGAGTTAACCATCTATTTGATCTCTGAACATTTTTCGCGTCCGGAGAAGTATATATCGCAAATTTTCAAAGAAGAGACTGGAGAATACTTGTATGAGTATTTAGAAAAAATAAGAATGGAAGAAGCGCTGCATTTGTTAGCGAATTCTTCAAGAACGATTAATGATATAGCAGAACAAGTTGGTTACAACAGTGCTCACTCATTTAGACGAGCCTTTAAACGAGTTCACAATATGACTCCGAATCAATTTCGAAAAACACTAAATTAA
- the tnpA gene encoding IS66 family insertion sequence element accessory protein TnpA, producing MSDKQLEWETRMNQWTESGLSMAAWCRN from the coding sequence ATGTCAGATAAACAGTTAGAATGGGAGACAAGAATGAACCAATGGACCGAAAGCGGCCTTAGTATGGCTGCTTGGTGCCGCAATTAA
- a CDS encoding tyrosine-type recombinase/integrase, which yields MLDFKSILRIEFADFLSMREDVLSESAYAHDCHYLTSFDSYLIDCNLQHKEISESVITEWIKNLSGKSSSVANKVIVIRLFLRYLSSIGIRVFMPPIPKVTDDYIPYIFSDEELKRIFALSDNITLTKTQPNPYIQLEFPMMLRIMYGCGLRVGETLALKMKDVDLDGGILLLKQTKGDKQRLVPMHQTLTSILIRYCLAMGLIGKAEALLFPSAIQEVPLSVKSARNKLNIILKYADISLKGRAKRERGPCLHCLRRVFAFKSFAAAEKSGRSIDASVPYLSIYLGHDSLKETESYLKFSSELYPEAMELFDDYTLQVFPEVSYDE from the coding sequence ATGCTGGACTTTAAAAGCATCTTGCGCATTGAGTTTGCCGATTTCTTATCGATGAGAGAAGATGTACTAAGTGAAAGTGCTTATGCTCATGATTGCCATTATCTTACCTCCTTCGATAGCTATTTGATAGATTGTAATCTTCAACATAAGGAGATTTCTGAGAGTGTCATAACCGAATGGATTAAAAATTTATCAGGAAAAAGCAGTTCCGTTGCCAATAAGGTTATTGTTATACGACTGTTTCTCCGGTATTTAAGCAGTATTGGAATTAGGGTTTTTATGCCGCCAATACCGAAGGTTACAGATGATTATATCCCGTATATTTTTTCTGACGAGGAATTGAAAAGGATTTTTGCACTATCCGATAATATTACCCTTACAAAAACCCAACCAAATCCTTATATCCAGCTTGAGTTTCCAATGATGCTCCGAATCATGTATGGCTGTGGGTTGCGCGTAGGGGAAACTCTAGCTTTGAAGATGAAGGATGTGGATCTAGATGGTGGAATCTTACTACTAAAACAGACAAAAGGAGACAAGCAAAGGCTAGTACCTATGCATCAGACTTTGACATCAATCTTGATTAGATACTGTTTAGCAATGGGGTTGATAGGAAAAGCCGAAGCATTACTATTCCCCAGTGCAATACAAGAAGTACCACTTTCTGTAAAATCTGCCCGTAATAAACTCAATATCATACTGAAATATGCCGATATATCGTTGAAAGGTAGAGCGAAACGGGAACGTGGACCATGCCTTCACTGCCTAAGGCGTGTATTTGCCTTTAAATCCTTTGCAGCAGCTGAAAAGTCAGGGCGATCGATTGACGCTTCTGTTCCCTATTTATCTATATATTTGGGACATGACAGCCTTAAAGAAACGGAGAGTTATCTGAAGTTCAGTAGTGAATTATATCCTGAAGCTATGGAACTGTTTGACGATTACACACTGCAGGTTTTCCCGGAGGTATCTTATGATGAATAA
- a CDS encoding tyrosine-type recombinase/integrase, with product MMNKTSDFLRLLDAFITIYLPCSVGASPNTVKSYKYAFRLLIEFMYKEKGIEADKITFEKLNYITLTEFFTWIESVRSCSASTKNQRLSAINSFSAYAQNRDFAAASVFRNSVNKIPMKKSQHKQRAIFTRQEVTILLALPNVNREISLRDKILLSLMYASGARAQEICDLTVGNLQFHQKGATLNITGKGRKSRRIGIPIACATPLKQYIEHRKISDKPERHIFSSQTHEHMTVSCIEGIFKKYITIAKKEKPSMFLAGSYSPHSMRHTTASHMLEAGVPLVVIKNFFGSCISTVDSDLCGNFPRHG from the coding sequence ATGATGAATAAAACATCTGATTTTTTAAGGCTCCTTGACGCTTTTATTACCATCTATCTTCCGTGTTCCGTAGGCGCAAGTCCCAATACAGTTAAATCCTATAAATATGCATTCCGCCTACTAATCGAATTCATGTACAAGGAAAAAGGAATCGAAGCTGACAAAATAACCTTTGAAAAACTTAACTATATAACATTAACGGAATTTTTTACATGGATTGAATCCGTGCGTAGTTGCAGTGCATCTACTAAAAACCAACGGTTGTCAGCAATAAACTCTTTTTCTGCTTATGCACAAAACCGGGATTTTGCTGCCGCTTCTGTTTTCAGGAATAGTGTAAATAAGATTCCAATGAAGAAAAGCCAGCATAAGCAAAGGGCGATATTTACCCGTCAGGAAGTCACAATACTTTTAGCCCTTCCTAATGTTAATAGGGAAATTAGTCTCAGAGATAAAATCTTGCTTAGTCTTATGTATGCAAGCGGAGCGCGTGCACAAGAAATATGTGACCTTACGGTCGGAAATCTTCAGTTTCATCAAAAAGGCGCTACATTAAATATTACGGGGAAAGGCAGAAAGAGCCGCCGTATCGGGATTCCTATCGCCTGTGCCACCCCGCTTAAACAGTATATCGAGCACAGAAAAATCAGTGATAAACCTGAAAGACATATATTTTCAAGTCAAACGCATGAGCATATGACAGTATCTTGCATAGAAGGAATATTCAAAAAGTATATAACCATTGCTAAAAAAGAAAAACCGTCCATGTTTCTTGCTGGTAGTTATTCACCTCATTCTATGAGACATACAACTGCTAGCCATATGCTTGAAGCCGGTGTTCCTCTGGTTGTAATAAAAAATTTTTTTGGGTCATGCATCTCTACAGTCGACTCAGATTTATGCGGAAATTTCCCAAGACACGGTTAA
- a CDS encoding helix-turn-helix domain-containing protein, which yields MKPELKKDVMYRCIGTDFTNGILACGFMTKPIKEQSQYNFLIDYYSCFILLSGSGFYYTTDNRKIPIDVGDCVQRIPGVRHSTEVFPDGNWLEFFISFGRSTYDYLCSLNLLPIDTPVRRVKYDDSLMHRFTRLLEQLKIAEDTELPYLSLKAQEIVLSTLQPIQKSSSSNSLKELMEQGCLLLSSDINTTISLEEVAVTLNMSYENFRKQFRKFSGTSPAQYRIKQKMKHAKLMLLSGISIKETAELVGYSDTYSFTKQFTKTVGISPGRYKQEEQ from the coding sequence ATGAAACCAGAATTAAAAAAAGACGTTATGTACCGTTGTATTGGTACGGATTTTACTAATGGTATATTAGCTTGTGGTTTTATGACAAAACCCATAAAGGAACAATCTCAATATAATTTTCTTATCGATTACTACAGTTGTTTCATACTGTTATCCGGAAGTGGCTTTTATTATACAACTGACAATAGGAAAATACCTATTGATGTTGGTGACTGCGTACAACGTATTCCCGGGGTCCGTCACTCCACAGAGGTATTTCCAGACGGGAATTGGCTCGAGTTCTTTATCAGTTTTGGTCGTAGTACCTACGATTATTTATGCAGCCTGAATCTCCTTCCTATTGACACTCCTGTCAGGAGAGTTAAATATGATGACAGCTTAATGCATAGATTTACTAGGCTCTTAGAACAATTAAAAATTGCTGAGGATACTGAACTTCCATATTTGTCTCTGAAAGCACAGGAAATAGTTCTATCTACTCTTCAACCAATACAAAAATCCAGTTCCTCTAATTCTTTAAAAGAATTAATGGAACAAGGCTGTCTACTACTTTCGTCTGATATTAATACTACTATTTCTTTAGAAGAAGTTGCTGTTACACTAAATATGAGTTATGAAAATTTCAGAAAGCAATTCCGCAAGTTTTCAGGTACATCACCTGCTCAATATCGAATTAAGCAAAAAATGAAACATGCAAAACTTATGCTTCTATCCGGTATTTCAATTAAAGAAACTGCTGAGCTTGTTGGTTATAGTGATACCTATTCCTTTACTAAACAGTTTACGAAGACAGTAGGAATATCTCCTGGGCGATATAAGCAAGAAGAGCAATAA